From Tachysurus fulvidraco isolate hzauxx_2018 chromosome 10, HZAU_PFXX_2.0, whole genome shotgun sequence, one genomic window encodes:
- the LOC113654025 gene encoding protein SCO2 homolog, mitochondrial, which translates to MLGVRSLASFTSSWSMLRITLQASHNKCNYDSLYYIPRLYSCYTIHTNKCQISKHAHFNSPCKRAFLLQSFGHHRAMFSKDNNQPPKSSFSARIKLQTRLAMTMLVGGAIIGTWWYVHEEKQQKLQMQRIEQLKKVAIGQGDFCLLDHTGQQRTKKDFLGQWVLIYFGFTHCPDICPEEMEKMSSVVKLLDETNLPSVQPLFITVDPERDDVAAMAKYITDFHPRLIGLTGTPEKVKEVGQSYRVYMSAGPKDEDGDYIVDHTILIYLISPDGLFLDYYNRMKNAKQIAESIQQHMKNYKTLFPSQH; encoded by the coding sequence ATGCTTGGTGTCCGATCTCTTGCCAGTTTTACATCATCATGGAGCATGCTGAGAATCACTCTACAAGCCAGCCACAATAAATGCAATTATGactcattatattatataccaAGGTTGTATagctgctacacaatacacacaaataagtgTCAAATCAGTAAACATGCACATTTCAATAGTCCTTGCAAGAGAGCCTTTCTGTTGCAGTCATTTGGTCACCATCGAGCTATGTTTTCTAAGGACAACAACCAACCTCCAAAGTCCAGTTTCTCAGCCAGGATAAAGCTTCAAACACGACTGGCCATGACGATGCTTGTTGGAGGTGCTATAATTGGCACCTGGTGGTATGTGCATGAGGAAAAACAGCAGAAGTTGCAGATGCAGCGGATAGAGCAGTTGAAGAAAGTGGCCATAGGTCAGGGAGACTTCTGCTTGCTGGACCACACTGGTCAGCAACGGACCAAAAAGGACTTCCTGGGGCAATGGGTGCTTATATACTTTGGCTTCACACACTGCCCTGATATCTGCCCTGAGGAAATGGAAAAGATGAGCAGTGTGGTAAAGCTGCTAGATGAGACAAACCTGCCTTCTGTGCAGCCATTGTTTATAACTGTCGATCCGGAAAGAGATGATGTGGCTGCTATGGCTAAGTACATCACAGATTTTCACCCACGGCTGATTGGATTGACTGGGACACCCGAAAAGGTAAAGGAAGTCGGACAGTCTTACCGGGTTTACATGAGTGCTGGACCCAAAGATGAAGACGGAGACTATATTGTGGACCACACCATCCTTATATACCTCATCAGTCCAGATGGCCTTTTCCTGGACTATTACAACCGAATGAAAAATGCCAAACAGATTGCTGAAAGTATTCAACAACACATGAAGAATTATAAGACGTTATTCCCTAGCCAACATTAA
- the ncaph2 gene encoding condensin-2 complex subunit H2 gives MNSVETRFAHLLQPIRDLLKNWDVDLATQLGEYLEELDQMTISFDGGKTMMNFAEAALLIQGSTCIYGRKVELLHSLVFQTLDYISNKNRRRDKQGSASADGAIDGATTNNEEDDCEFDVLGEEPSTHSVEMKSDPSEPVKIVRLPPESLIPAEAHEKQKYPLLSLKGEILGSCKDFRINNFTQDMMGILRLGLGSSCVQFNREASGLGKAQTVGAIDHYENDDGDDDGHGGEELAHLVDNSMDMEPESDKHIDRHQAPSVKRMLRERPTVQPVAEEPKQLQETVDPWKWHDPYVHIGEDNPLKTGKCYNVPAGLDESGKRKRKGNSKIQDFWGWCTSAYESMDRKLRNGPFYPEFNYMYVSKMRQRLKSRKKFLRKAGVHISDEELRRTFLEPENEEEKDEVVRHPDMDGDDFSDHENENLVEDHGPRDISEHGPVFTDLQMGRISYEDLVKKSVELFLANSQKYAQETELSRRVKEWEDEINPRLLVQEDRGVFDIHDYGDQIVHALGAVGTRRSFASVVKGMENTEACRYMLASLQLANDYTVEIDKRPGLESIDTIHLTLLTKQRAHERLKTYSAHLEHDLP, from the exons ATGAATTCTGTGGAGACAAGGTTTGCTCACCTATTACAACCCATCCGGGACCTTTTAAAAAACTGGGATGTTGATCTGGCCACCCAGCTTGGGGAGTACCTAGAAGAG CTGGACCAAATGACTATCTCATTTGATGGAGGCAAGACCATGATGAACTTTGCTGAAGCAGCCCTTTTAATTCAAGGCTCTACATGCATCTATGGCAGAAAG gttgAACTGCTTCACAGTTTGGTATTTCAGACATTGGACTACATTTCAAACAAGAACCGCAG ACGTGACAAGCAAGGCTCTGCATCAGCAGATGGTGCAATTGATGGAGCAACCACAAATAACGAGGAAGATGACTGTGAG TTTGATGTACTGGGAGAGGAGCCTAGTACTCACAGTGTGGAGATGAAAAGTGATCCATCTgaa CCAGTGAAGATTGTTCGGCTCCCTCCCGAGTCTCTGATTCCTGCAGAAGCACATGAAAAACAGAAGTATCCGCTTCTCAG TCTTAAGGGTGAGATTCTTGGCAGTTGTAAAGATTTTCGGATCAATAACTTCACCCAAGACATGATGGGAATCCTGCGCCTGGGTCTGGGTTCCTCTTGTGTTCAATTTAACAGAGAGGCTTCAG GGTTGGGTAAGGCACAGACAGTTGGTGCTATTGATCATTATGagaatgatgatggtgatgatgatggccATGGTGGTGAGGAGCTTGCTCATCTGGTGGACAATAGTATGGACATGGAACCAGAGTCTGACAAGCATATCGATAGACATCAG GCCCCCAGTGTGAAGAGAATGCTGCGTGAGAGGCCTACAGTGCAACCAGTTGCTGAGGAGCCCAAGCAGCTGCAG GAAACTGTGGATCCTTGGAAATGGCATGACCCCTATGTACATATAGGAGAAGATAATCCCCTAAAAACTG gGAAGTGCTACAATGTGCCTGCTGGCCTAGATGAATCAGGCAAAAGGAAACGGAAAGGCAACTCAAAAATTCAGGACTTCTGGGGCTGGTGCACAAGTGCTT ATGAGAGCATGGACCGCAAGCTTAGAAATGGACCTTTTTATCCTG AATTCAACTACATGTATGTGAGCAAGATGCGTCAGCGGCTTAAATCAAGGAAGAAGTTTCTAAGAAAAGCG GGTGTGCACATCTCTGATGAGGAGCTCAGAAGAACTTTCTTGGAGCCAGAGAATGAAGAGGAAAAAGATGAGGTGGTCCGTCATCCAGACATGGATG GTGATGACTTCTCAGATCATGAAAATGAGAATTTGGTTGAAGATCATGGACCTAGAGACATTAGTGAACATGGCCCAGTTTTCACTG acTTGCAGATGGGCCGCATCAGTTATGAGGACTTGGTCAAAAAGAGTGTG GAGTTGTTCTTAGCCAATTCCCAGAAGTACGCTCAGGAGACAGAGCTGTCTCGCAGAGTAAAGGAGTGGGAGGATGAGATCAACCCTCGGCTCTTGGTTCAG GAGGACCGTGGGGtttttgacattcatgactATGGTGACCAGATTGTCCATGCGCTTGGTGCTGTTGGGACAAGGCGATCATTTGCATCGGTTGTCAAAGGCATGGAAAACACAGAGGCCTGTAGATACATGCTGGCTTCTCTTCAGCTG GCCAATGACTACACCGTAGAGATTGATAAGAGACCTGGACTTGAGAGCATAGACACCATTCACCTGACGTTGCTGACCAAACAGCGGGCACATGAACGCCTCAAGACCTACAGTGCCCATCTAGAGCATGACCTTCCTTGA